The following DNA comes from Mucilaginibacter jinjuensis.
GAACAGAAACAGCACAACCTATGTCGGCGCTTGCCGAAGTTCTACTACGCGGCCCATCAAGCCTGAGCAGTGGCGAACGTGAAATTATTGCAGCTTCCGTTTCCTATTGGAATCAATGCCATTTCTGCCATACCTCGCACGCAGCGGCAGCCGTTGCCCATTTAAATAGTGGCCTGCCACTTATCGACGACATTAAAGCGGGTTTACCTAACACCCCCGTTTCAGATAAATTAAGGGCGCTGCTACACATAGCCCACCAGGTACAGGGCAATGGCAAAAACGTTACCGAAGCAGATATAACTGCAGCACGTAACGAAGGCGCAACAGACCTGGAGATACACGATACCGTGTTAATTGCTGCAGCCTTTTGTATGTATAACCGTTATGTAGATGACTTAGGCACCTGGGCGCCCGGCCCTAATGAAGCCTACGCCGAAATGGGCGAACGCCTTGCCCACCAAGGCTATATTAAAGTGCTGGAAGGAGCTTAATATTATTTCTGTTAGATATACGGGCAGTCTCAATTAAGGCTGCCTTTTTGTGTGGTTTTTATTAGTAAACGATCTGTCAGCATTTCATAGGCAGCTACAGTCCCGCTATCCACTCATACTGCACCGGCCTTATTCACCAGGCCGGTATCCGCTGCTATCAGGTTTAGGGTGAAGGTTCACTGGTTTATTGGTTTATTGGTTCAATAGTTCATTGGTCTTAGCTATTGTAGTACAGGTAATTTGCCATAGCATTAAGCAAAAAAGGCAGCGTGGTTTCCCATGCTGCCTTTGGTATTATATTATGGTGGTTAGTTAAGCGCCCGCATCCCTTCCCATCTGGGGCATAACTGGTTGTTCTGTTTGTTGGTTATGGTTGATTGGTTGCCTATGTTGATAGGTTCTAAAAGCAGAACTACTCACTTAATCAACTGCTCACCACTCACCAATCCCCATAAAACAAGAAAGCCCTTGCTGTATAGCAAAGGCTTCTTGATAAGGTTTGGCGCCGACCTACTCTTCCACATGTTACTGCAGTACCATCGGCTCTGGCGGGCTTAACTTCTCTGTTCGGAATGGGAAGAGGTGGACACCGCCGATATAGGCACCTGAATATCTTTAATGTTAGTAGTGAGTAATTGATTGAGTTAAGTGGTTAAGTAGTTCCATTTGTAACTACTCACTTAGTCAACCATTCTCTATTCACTAAGAACAATGACATATTATTGAAAGAAGTATTGATTTTCACTGTTAAACAGCTTATTGTTTTGGTTTTCTGTGGTTATTAAGTTATTCGGTTATTAGTTATTGCTAACCTGTAACTATTAACTCAATAACCACATTATCCGTTGTCGAAGAAAGCTTCGGGCAATTAGTATTACTCGGCTATGATGTCACCACCTTTACACCTGTAACCTATCAACGTAGTAGTCTGCTACGACCCTCAATGGAAGTCTCATCTTGTGGCTAGTTTCGCACTTAGATGCTTTCAGCGCTTATCTATTCCCAACGTAGCTACTCTGCAGTACACCTGGCGGCATAACAGATTCACCAGAGGTTAGTCCAACCCGGTCCTCTCGTACTAAGGTCAGCCCCACTCAAACTTCCAACGCCCACAACAGATAGGGACCGAACTGTCTCGCGACGTTCTGAACCCAGCTCGCGTGCCACTTTAATGAGCGAACAGCTCAACCCTTGGGACCTTCTCCAGCCCCAGGATGTGACGAGCCGACATCGAGGTGCCAAACCTCCCCGTCGATATGAGCTCTT
Coding sequences within:
- a CDS encoding carboxymuconolactone decarboxylase family protein encodes the protein MAHIKLHNEELPGIVGLFDYRTETAQPMSALAEVLLRGPSSLSSGEREIIAASVSYWNQCHFCHTSHAAAAVAHLNSGLPLIDDIKAGLPNTPVSDKLRALLHIAHQVQGNGKNVTEADITAARNEGATDLEIHDTVLIAAAFCMYNRYVDDLGTWAPGPNEAYAEMGERLAHQGYIKVLEGA